One part of the Solanum dulcamara chromosome 3, daSolDulc1.2, whole genome shotgun sequence genome encodes these proteins:
- the LOC129883712 gene encoding uncharacterized mitochondrial protein AtMg00810-like, which translates to MKDLGDLKYFLGIEFTRSLEGILMHQRKYTLELIVEVGMSTTKPVGTLINTNIKLTSKKYDEKVNRNKKVSDDPLVDQIIYQRLIEKLLYLQMTRLDISFSTQTLSQFLQQPKISHMNAVLRVVRYLKRQPGQGLLRSNGSNNVVTAFCDVDWASCLLTRRSVTGYMIKLGGSIVS; encoded by the coding sequence ATGAAAGATCTAGGTGACTTAAAGTACTTCTTAGGCATTGAGTTCACCAGATCATTAGAGGGTATACTAATGCACCAAAGGAAATACACTCTTGAACTTATAGTTGAAGTTGGAATGTCAACAACCAAGCCTGTAGGAACTCTCATTAATACCAATATCAAACTAACCTCTAAGAAGTATGATGAAAAAGTGAACAGAAACAAGAAAGTCTCAGATGATCCTTTGGTAGATCAAATAATATATCAAAGGTTGATAGAAAAGCTATTGTATCTACAGATGACAAGACTTGATATATCCTTTAGTACTCAAACATTGAGTCAGTTCTTACAGCAGCCTAAGATATCTCATATGAATGCTGTGTTAAGAGTAGTTAGATATCTAAAGAGGCAACCTGGGCAAGGGCTGTTACGGTCAAATGGTTCAAATAATGTGGTTACTGCTTTTTGTGATGTTGACTGGGCTTCATGTCTACTTACCAGAAGATCTGTAACAGGATACATGATAAAGCTTGGTGGTTCTATAGTGTCTTGA